A window of Candidatus Gracilibacteria bacterium genomic DNA:
CTTTGCTGCTCTTCAACAAAATGGAGATAACTTCTCTTATGCTGTTGGAAACACTCAAAGACCTTACGTAATGTCAGTTCTTATTGATGGTGACCTAGATAGCGACACTGCAACAAGAGACGGGTACGCTGTTTACCAAATTGCTGGTCAAATCCCTCAAGCTGATGGTGTTAACTTTAACTCTGCAGTTACAGGTAATTTCTTTCAAGTTGATGGAAGTGCAATTGATGGTATTATTGCTACACCTACTATAACAACTGGTATTGTTAATAACCAAAATATTTCTGGTGGTCTTGTTTACTAATTCTTAGTAATCAATATCTTAGATATAAAAAAAGACTCTCGAATATTCGAGAGTCTTTTTTTATATCTAATTTTTTACATTCTTTGTTCTAAAATAATTCTTGGATTATTTGCATATTTTACTCCTTCTTCCTCAGTGATTTCTCAAAGTTGAATGAGTTTCAGTATATCATCCTCAAGAAGCTGCATTCATTCTCTCTTCCCCATTTGCATGGCTGTAGGTATTTGATGTATATCATTTTCCCTGATGAGATTGGATACGGCACTATTATTAACGAGTATTTCCTTTACCATATGAACTCAAGTCCCATCTATTCTTGTAAGAAGTCTTTGAGAAAACACGGCTACCAATGCATCTGAGAGTTGCATACGAACTTGGTCTTTTTCATTTTCAGAAAAGATATCAATAACTCTTGAAATAGTTTGAGCTGCACTTCGAGTATGAAGCGTCGAGAAAACCAAATGTCATGTCTCTGCTAAGGTAAGTGCCATTTCTACTTCTCTTTTATTACGCATCTCACCAAATAATATAACTTGTGGTGCTTGTCTCATAGCCCCTATCAGTGCTGTTTCATAATCTGGAACATCTTTTCCAACTTCTTTTTGTTCAATGATAGAATTTTTATGTTTATGAACATATTCAATAGGATCTTCAATGGTGATAATATGTTTTTTATAATTCGTATTGATAAAGTTTATCATAGCAGCAAGAGTCGTGGTTTTTCAAGAACCAGTTGGCCCAGTGATAAGTATAAGGCCTTGTCCGAGTTTTGTAACATTTTTGTATATATCAGTAAGTCATAGTGTTTCTATATCTGGAATCTCGGAGTTTAAGAGTCTTACTACCACCATATAGTTTCACATTTGAAATGAGAGATTTCATCTAAATCTCGCTCAGGCAAAACTAAATGAAAAATCAAGATTTTGTTCCTTATCAAGTTTTGCCATCTGGTTCTCATCGACAATAGATTGAGCAAATTCAAAAGTATCCTTCCAAGTGAATGCCTCCATATCTTCGTCAATACTCGTAATCTCTCCTGCTATTTTGATTGCAGGAAACGTTCAAACGGTTATGTATAAGTCACTCCCCTTGTTATCTATCATAACTTGGAGCAGTTGATCTCGAATTGGATGATCAGTTTTTATTACGTCTTGCATATTTTTATATTAAAAAAGAAGTGTTCTAGAGTATTAGAACACTTCTTTATAATTATATCAACTAATTACGCGAGTTGCATTTTTTTTCTTCGTGCTATATAGTAAATACTATTTATAACTAATGTTGCGAAAACAAGAATCCAAGTTGCAGCACCAGTATCTGGAGTATCAGTAGCAGCGAGAGCCACTTCTTCTAAGTTATCTTCAGATTCAGCTCATGCTGCGTTTAAATCAATTTCCCCATCCTCAATTACTTCTGCTGTTTCAGTTCCAGCTACTTGCATAACTTCTAGCTCATCATCTACAACTACTGTAGTATCTGTAGCTTGCTCAGCAGGTAATATTGCTCCGGATGAAGTTGAATCTACTTCAACACTCGCAGTAAATGCTGGTGTAGTAAAGTCGTAAATCCCTGTATCAAATTCGAGA
This region includes:
- a CDS encoding PilT/PilU family type 4a pilus ATPase yields the protein MQDVIKTDHPIRDQLLQVMIDNKGSDLYITVGTFPAIKIAGEITSIDEDMEAFTWKDTFEFAQSIVDENQMAKLDKEQNLDFSFSFAGARFRGNLSFQMGNYMVVVRLLNSEIPDIETLGLTDIYKNVTKLGQGLILITGPTGSGKTTTLAAMINFINTNYKKHIITIEDPIEYVHKHKNSIIEQKEVGKDVPDYETALIGAMRQAPQVILFGEMRNKREVEMALTLAETGHLVFSTLHTRSAAQTISRVIDIFSENEKDQVRMQLSDALVAVFSQRLLTRIDGTGVHMVKEILVNNSAVSNLIRENDIHQIPTAMQMGKREGMQLLEDDILKLIQLGEITEEEGVKYANNPRIILEQRM